The DNA segment CGTTATCAAGTATAAAACTATCAACCACCATTTGAGCATTATTTGCATTTATATTACCGCTCTTTTGAGTAATATTTCCGTTAAAAATCACTGTGCCAGCATCAATATTTTTACTTTCAACATCTTGTTGGAATGAATAACCATTTTTATAAGTATTTTCGCCATCAAATTTATCAATATAGTGCGTTAAATCACCACCGATATTTACCGTTGCATTAGTTGCAGTAATATTAGCTGTGGTTGCTGAACTTTTACTCAAATTAAGCGTTGCCCCTTTTTTAAGGGTAATATTTTTTGCTTTATACTCTCGAAAATCCCAGTCGGTTTGCTCTAATCTATTTGGGCGAGATAAATCAATACCATCAAGTTTTAATGATAAATAATTCAAACATACTTTTTCTCTTTGATTACTATTCACATAATATTGTTCTAACTTGTTAGTGCTTGCCTCTGGTGAACAAGGATTAGCAGGTTTTTTAGGTAGTACAAAATCAGGATGATTTTTAATAATCTCCGTAAAATCTTGTTTACTGTTTACCTCTTTAAAATAAGCGTGAAGTGTTGGGTGTCCTTGAAGGTTTAGCGTTTTTCCTGCAAGTACATTCACATCGCCATCAATATTAAATCCACCATCAAAAATATTATTATCATTATTTGGGTTAATATCAATTTTGCTAATTTTGTTATAAATCTCACCGCCTATAAATGCGTGAATAAGATTCTTATTATCTTCGCTATTCTCAATGGTTAGAGTACTTGGCATATTATGAGAATTTTGTATTAAAGCACGATTATTATTTACCGAGAAATTTTTAATGCTTAAACTCTGCGAGTTTAGATCAAGAATACCGCCACGATCACCAAAGAATAGGTTATCTTGAACATTAAAATGAGAGTCAAGTTTTAGCTTACCACCAGTATTGTAAATTTTATCAAAAGCATTGCTATTTTTAAGTACAACTTCACCGCTTCCAAAACGTAGATTTCCATTAGTTCGAGCATCTACAATTAAGCTACCATCACCAACTTTGTGTAAATCTTTTTTATTTAGAACAACATTATTAAGGGTTAGCTCTGCCCCTTTTTCAACATCAACGCCTGCTATTTCACTAATATTATGGTTATTTCCATCTAATATATTTTTCCCAGTAGTAAAAACTAACCCACCAGTTGCAAGGTTTAAATCACTATTTAAAGAAAAGTGTTGTGCTACTTTAAAAATATTATCTTTATTCGGTTGTAAATCACTTTGATTTACAGATTGATTAAAACTATGCTCAAAATTCTTTTTATAATCATTAAATTCTTCTTGGATTGTTACTGAAAAATCAGCGTGACCATTTGTAATCCCACCAGCACTAGTAACTCCAAGAAGTACCCATTTTTGCTTATTTTCATCCCAAGCAACAATTCCAGAACCACTATCTCCTCTAAATAGACCTGATTTAAATGTTACTAATTGTTCATCTTTAGTGTTAGGTTTGATAATAAAAGGTCTAAAAATAAAGCCCTCTCTTTTCCCACCATATTCTTTAAAATTAAAAAATGAGTAAAAATTAAGATCACCAAAATTTTCTGGAACATCGGTTACAATTTTCCAAACACCTCCACTTAACGCATTTGTCATATTAGAAATAACACAATCTTCGCCTTCTTTTTGACAAATAACCCCCTCTTTTTTAAGGGTTAACGCACCACGTCCACTTTGATACGCTTCATTAAATTTGCTGTAATATTTTTTTAATTTTTCTTTTGAGGTTTGTTTAAAATTATTGATATCACTATTTGGTTCATCATATTCTTCCCAGCATTTTCTTTTGGTATCATTAAATGGCATAGCGTCACATTTTGCATATAAATCTTTTCTTTTCTGAATATTTTTATTTTGCTCAATATTATCTTCTACAAAAGCAGGATCGACTTTACCTTCAATAATATATTTTGAGGTTCTAAAATAAGAAGTATCTATGCCATATTCCTTATGATTACGAGGCTTATTATTTTTTACACCAAAGTCATATTGAGAGAGCCCCCAAGTTTGCATTAAAGGTAAATACGCATTTGGTTCTTTAAATTCTCCTGTAAGTTGCTTACTATCTTTAAATGCAGATACAACAACGTGATAAGCCGTAGTAACATAATTTCGCCCAAGTGAAGTTGTTGCACCAGAGCGAGAGCGATGAGAAAAATCAGGAATTTTTTCAAACAGTTGTGTAATACCATTTTTTCCTTCATAGGTAAGGGGAATTTGTGAAGGAATAAATTTTCCTCTATTTTGCCCAAAGTCAAGGTAATCACGATAAGTAAAGTTATTTAAGTCTAAGGTTTGAGAATGAACATAGCTTGCTACGAATAAAGCAAGGAAAGAAAATTGTAATTTTTTCATTTTTAATGCAAATGTATAATATTTATTATCAACATTATGGCAGATTCAAATTTGAAGTGCAACGCCCTCAAATCTAGATTTTACCTTAAATGATATTTGATTGATAAGCGATATATCATTTTTCATTTAGCCATTTGAGTTTTCTCTAAAATGATATCCAAGATAGAAAAAATCTAGCAAATACAAAAAGATAAGTCCTTGTGTATTTGCTAGATAATACTGCAAATTTCTTACTAAATCTTACCGCTTCATCATCACAATTTATTGTAAAACTGAAATATCCGCCACATTTAAGAATAGGCGTTGTAGCGAGCCTAAAATTGCTAAACGGTTATTACGCAGTTTTTCATCTTCGGCATTTACCATTACTTTATCAAAGAAGGTATCCACCACATCACGCAAACTTGCCAACTGTTCTAAAATCGCTTGATATTCGCCATTCGCAAATTGCGGTGCAAGGCTTGAATTTAATGCAATGATTTTCTCTGCCAACACTTTTTCAGCGTCAATTTCACAAAGTGAAAGATCGATCTCGCCAACACTATTTTCTGCTTTAGCTAAGATATTTGCAACACGTTTATTCGCTGCCGCTAATGCCTCAGCACTTTCTAAGGTACGGAAATAAGCTACCGCACGCACACGTGCATCAAAGTCCGCAGGTTTTGTTGGGCGACGAGCTAATACCGCTTGAATTACATCAACTGAAATACCTTCATCTTGATACCACGCACGGAAACGTCCCAGCATAAAATCAACTACTTCATCAACCACGTTTTTATTTGATAATTTATCGCCAAATAATTGTGCTGATTTTTGGATTAAATCCGTTAAATCTAATGGTAATTTTTTCTCAACGATAATTCGTAACACACCTAATGCCGCACGACGCAATGCAAATGGGTCTTTATCCCCTTTTGGATACTGACCGATACCAAAAATACCTGTTAAAGTATCGATTTTATCCGCTAACGCAACACTGCACGCCACCAATGAAGTCGGTAATTCATCGCCTGAGAAACGTGGCATATATTGTTCATTCAATGCCACCGCTACTTCTTCATCTTCGACATCGTGACGTGCATAGTGCATTCCCATTACGCCTTGCGTATCGGTAAATTCAAACACCATATTTGTCATCAAATCACATTTTGATAATAAACCTGCACGTTTTGCTTTGATTTCATCTGCACCGATTTGTTTTGCAATTTCGCCGCTAAGTTGCTCAATGCGAGCGGTTTTATCACGCACTGTACCAAGCTGTTGTTGGAATAATACGGTTTCTAAACGTGGTAAATTATCTTCTAAACGCTGTTTTAAATCTGATTTAAAGAAAAATTCTGCATCGGCTAAACGTGGACGCACCACTTTTTCATTTCCTTCGATCACAAAAGTGGGATCTTCTGGGTTGATATTCGACACAAAAATAAAGTTTGGTAATAAGTTGCCCGCTTTATCATAAATAGGGAAATATTTTTGATCCCCTTTCATTGTGTAAACTAAGGCTTCTGCTGGCACTTCTAAGAAACGTTCTTCAAATTTCGCCGCCATTACCACAGGGAACTCAACTAATGATGAGACTTCTTCAAGTAAGTCTTCTTCAATATCTGCGATACCACCTAACGCTTCGGCTTTGGCTTGTGAATCTTTTAAAATGATCGCTTTACGCTCTTCAAAATCTGCAATAACCGATCCTTTTTCACGTAGAATTTCAGGATATTGATCCGCATTTGCGATCTCAACTTCTTGCTGTCCTAAGAAACGGTGTCCACGTAAAGTTGTACCACTTTTCACACCTAAAATTTCGCCGTCGATCAACTCATCGCCAAGCAACATCGTTACCGTATGCACAGGACGGATAAATTGTACGGTTTTATCGCCCCAACGCATTGCTTTTGGAATCGGTAATTTTGCCAACGCATTGTTGATAATCTCATTTAACAAGTATTTTGTTTCTTGCCCTTTGATAACCGCACGATGTACTAACCACTCGCCTTTATCCGTTGCGATACGCTCCGCCTGATCAACCGTAATTCCACAACCTCTTGCCCAGCCTTCTGCTGCTTTGGTTGGATTACCTTGATCATCAAAGGCTGCTTTCACCGCAGGACCACGTTTTTCAATATTTTTATCTGGTTGCACCAACGCAAGCCCTAAAACTTTAACCGCCAAACGACGTGGTGCAGCAAACCATTCCACTTTATCAAAAGTCAAACCCACTTGATTTAACTCTTGCTCCACATTGCCCGCAAACGCCAGCCCTAATTTTTTAAGTGCCTTTGGTGGTAACTCTTCTGTGCCAATCTCGGCAAGGAAATTTTTTGTTGTCATTTTGTTCTCTCTTTTAGACTGTTCACGCAGTGCGTGAATAATGTAATATTAAATTTTCTAAACGTTATTCAACGCTCTCACTTTTTCAATTTGTTGCTGTAACTGTAATTCTGTTGGTAGATAAGGTAAATATTTCGCACTAAAAATCTGCTTTCTATCAGCAAGTACAGAATATTTGGCAATCGCCTCACTTTTCTCACTACACAACACTAAACCAATAGTTGGATTATCATCTTCGCCTTTAAATTGCTCATCGTATAAACGAACATAAGTATCCATTTGTCCGATATCTTGGTGCTTTAACTTGCCAATTTTTAGGTCAATCAATAAAAAGCATTTCAGTTTGAAATTATAAAAAACTAAATCAATATAAAAATCTTCATCATCAAAGCGAATTCTTTTTTGACGTTCAACAAAAGCAAACCCTTTGCCTAATTCAAGTAAAAATTGCTGTAAATTATTGATTATCGCTTGCTCAACATTGCTTTCTTGATAGGTTTTATCTTGTAAATTTAAGAAATCTAAAATATAAGGATCACGCAAATAATCCTGTATTGTTTCTTTTAATACTTCCGTTTTTTCTTCTGCTTCTTGAACAACAACAGGCTTATTTTGGCTTGCTAATAAACGTTCATAATAAAGCACTGAAATCTGACGATCTAATGCACGAGAAGACCAACTTTGCTCAACCGCTTCTTTTAAATACCATTCTCTTGCTTGTGGATCTTCAATGCGGATTAAACTTCTATAATGCGTCCAACTCAATTCGGTACGCAGTGCGTTCCGAATTGGAAAAGCAAGGTAAAATTGACGCATATTTCGTAAATTACGAACATCAAAACCCTTACCATACATTGTTGTTAAACGTTCTGATAAATTCTGTAATACATATTTACCATACTCAGCACGCTGTTGTCCTTGCTGTTCATCTTCCACAAGCAAACGCCCAATATCCCAATAGCATTGAACCATTGCAGAATTGACCGTTTGTTTAACTTGCTTTCTCGCTTGCTCTATAATTTGAGCAATGCTTTGAGTTAAGTCTTTATTTTCTGTTGGAAGATTATTCATAAATTCGCAAATTCTCTCTAAAATCTAACCGCTTTAACCAAAAATATTTTGTAATTCTTCACGATCTAAAATCACTTTTTCATTCTCTAACACCAAAGCAGGAATACCAATATTTCCTAAACTTTTTGGCA comes from the Pasteurella atlantica genome and includes:
- a CDS encoding S6 family peptidase, which gives rise to MKKLQFSFLALFVASYVHSQTLDLNNFTYRDYLDFGQNRGKFIPSQIPLTYEGKNGITQLFEKIPDFSHRSRSGATTSLGRNYVTTAYHVVVSAFKDSKQLTGEFKEPNAYLPLMQTWGLSQYDFGVKNNKPRNHKEYGIDTSYFRTSKYIIEGKVDPAFVEDNIEQNKNIQKRKDLYAKCDAMPFNDTKRKCWEEYDEPNSDINNFKQTSKEKLKKYYSKFNEAYQSGRGALTLKKEGVICQKEGEDCVISNMTNALSGGVWKIVTDVPENFGDLNFYSFFNFKEYGGKREGFIFRPFIIKPNTKDEQLVTFKSGLFRGDSGSGIVAWDENKQKWVLLGVTSAGGITNGHADFSVTIQEEFNDYKKNFEHSFNQSVNQSDLQPNKDNIFKVAQHFSLNSDLNLATGGLVFTTGKNILDGNNHNISEIAGVDVEKGAELTLNNVVLNKKDLHKVGDGSLIVDARTNGNLRFGSGEVVLKNSNAFDKIYNTGGKLKLDSHFNVQDNLFFGDRGGILDLNSQSLSIKNFSVNNNRALIQNSHNMPSTLTIENSEDNKNLIHAFIGGEIYNKISKIDINPNNDNNIFDGGFNIDGDVNVLAGKTLNLQGHPTLHAYFKEVNSKQDFTEIIKNHPDFVLPKKPANPCSPEASTNKLEQYYVNSNQREKVCLNYLSLKLDGIDLSRPNRLEQTDWDFREYKAKNITLKKGATLNLSKSSATTANITATNATVNIGGDLTHYIDKFDGENTYKNGYSFQQDVESKNIDAGTVIFNGNITQKSGNINANNAQMVVDSFILDNGVFNTQNNTQSTIKNFTLLNNNTVTTDASILNIENLNIDAVSNNQLSANMNISGILDLKNVGKDDSTLKDTENDLVAVRNNKKITFKSNSKISVTFSEFLKANSQKLKLDTVYKLIVTNDLDDQRQVREINFKNQLDQDIKSYNKTEGNAIYVIFKNKNLPDATENKPTPTPDVIVEDKPTPTPDIIVEEKPAPTPDVIVEEKPAPTPDVIVEDKPTPTPDIIVEEKPAPTPDIIVEEKPAPTPDVIAEEKPTPTPDVIAEEKPAPTPDVIVEEKPAPTPDVIVEDKPAPTPDVIVEDKPAPTPDIIVEEKPTLAPKKPDIQISSKYQAIYEAFDKRGIDKLALNSAYKNNFDKAIFAYQTGEKNAQSQLDNILKQADDYLQKFANIPNTIAPQILWNNYTKINQRMQTMWQDKVLDNDLWVDVNGIITKNSYHNLNLGGITLGYDHRRNLEKGNSLIGGFLSYQGGIANNDFYNSDIHTLSLGGYANYIYHNLFEVGGQVNAIYENHSPTYNKLSFLQQDLSSRYSAYSVGLNLHYKHNVYQNTIANYTHTLKPVATLGVLYSKIGTQKTAVLKQQKSNVIHTRIGGGLEYSIANENTYYNLNAMVKKEFNYQDDKSISFANIARFESYKMSLSNPIRFELNFDAGIKLNKQTSLQLLLGGFVTDKKDLGLNSTLKFNVEF
- the glyS gene encoding glycine--tRNA ligase subunit beta, encoding MTTKNFLAEIGTEELPPKALKKLGLAFAGNVEQELNQVGLTFDKVEWFAAPRRLAVKVLGLALVQPDKNIEKRGPAVKAAFDDQGNPTKAAEGWARGCGITVDQAERIATDKGEWLVHRAVIKGQETKYLLNEIINNALAKLPIPKAMRWGDKTVQFIRPVHTVTMLLGDELIDGEILGVKSGTTLRGHRFLGQQEVEIANADQYPEILREKGSVIADFEERKAIILKDSQAKAEALGGIADIEEDLLEEVSSLVEFPVVMAAKFEERFLEVPAEALVYTMKGDQKYFPIYDKAGNLLPNFIFVSNINPEDPTFVIEGNEKVVRPRLADAEFFFKSDLKQRLEDNLPRLETVLFQQQLGTVRDKTARIEQLSGEIAKQIGADEIKAKRAGLLSKCDLMTNMVFEFTDTQGVMGMHYARHDVEDEEVAVALNEQYMPRFSGDELPTSLVACSVALADKIDTLTGIFGIGQYPKGDKDPFALRRAALGVLRIIVEKKLPLDLTDLIQKSAQLFGDKLSNKNVVDEVVDFMLGRFRAWYQDEGISVDVIQAVLARRPTKPADFDARVRAVAYFRTLESAEALAAANKRVANILAKAENSVGEIDLSLCEIDAEKVLAEKIIALNSSLAPQFANGEYQAILEQLASLRDVVDTFFDKVMVNAEDEKLRNNRLAILGSLQRLFLNVADISVLQ
- a CDS encoding PDDEXK nuclease domain-containing protein; this encodes MNNLPTENKDLTQSIAQIIEQARKQVKQTVNSAMVQCYWDIGRLLVEDEQQGQQRAEYGKYVLQNLSERLTTMYGKGFDVRNLRNMRQFYLAFPIRNALRTELSWTHYRSLIRIEDPQAREWYLKEAVEQSWSSRALDRQISVLYYERLLASQNKPVVVQEAEEKTEVLKETIQDYLRDPYILDFLNLQDKTYQESNVEQAIINNLQQFLLELGKGFAFVERQKRIRFDDEDFYIDLVFYNFKLKCFLLIDLKIGKLKHQDIGQMDTYVRLYDEQFKGEDDNPTIGLVLCSEKSEAIAKYSVLADRKQIFSAKYLPYLPTELQLQQQIEKVRALNNV